A DNA window from Pseudarthrobacter sp. W1I19 contains the following coding sequences:
- a CDS encoding glutathionylspermidine synthase family protein, with translation MKRKLSEPRPGWKQRIEEQGLVFSTTTMDDGRKIEYWNESAYYEFTMDEVEALELTAEEMHKMCLEAARFLATGAMGDIGIGPQALELAAASLQAADVDVYGRFDFIYNGQGGPAKMLEYNADTPTGLIEAAVAQWFWLQDVFPEKDQWNGIHEALIRQWKKFQFRTGMSTLHVAHSEVEESGEDWMTAAYMRDVASQAGWTTIGINMSDIGWDPNLNRFVDLDNFMISTIFKLYPWELMMKEPFGHRLLERAHNPRWVEPAWKMLLSNKALLAALWHLYPEHPNLLPAYLNEPGPLKEWVAKPLHGREGDNIRIHAQGINLEQPGGYGREGWCYQQYHPLPDFDGNHPVLGLWVVDGESVGCGIRESDGPVTDYFCRFVPNTIDAPAPLSAAANSSKAGIAL, from the coding sequence GTGAAGCGGAAGTTGTCCGAGCCCAGGCCCGGGTGGAAGCAAAGGATCGAGGAACAGGGCCTGGTGTTCTCCACCACCACCATGGACGACGGGCGGAAGATCGAGTACTGGAACGAGTCCGCGTACTACGAGTTCACCATGGACGAGGTGGAAGCCCTCGAGCTAACCGCCGAAGAGATGCACAAAATGTGCCTGGAGGCTGCGCGGTTCCTGGCCACCGGGGCCATGGGGGACATTGGGATCGGCCCGCAGGCCCTGGAACTGGCCGCGGCTTCCCTGCAGGCGGCGGATGTGGACGTCTACGGCCGGTTCGATTTCATCTACAACGGGCAGGGCGGCCCGGCCAAGATGCTCGAGTACAACGCCGACACTCCCACCGGACTGATTGAGGCCGCCGTCGCCCAATGGTTCTGGCTGCAGGACGTCTTCCCGGAAAAGGACCAGTGGAACGGCATCCACGAAGCGTTGATCCGGCAGTGGAAGAAGTTCCAATTCCGCACCGGCATGAGCACCCTGCACGTGGCGCATTCGGAAGTCGAGGAATCCGGGGAGGACTGGATGACCGCCGCCTACATGCGGGACGTCGCCAGCCAGGCCGGTTGGACCACCATCGGCATCAACATGTCCGATATCGGCTGGGACCCCAACCTGAACCGTTTTGTGGACCTGGACAACTTCATGATCAGCACCATCTTCAAGCTGTATCCGTGGGAGCTGATGATGAAGGAACCGTTCGGCCACCGCCTGCTCGAACGCGCCCACAACCCGCGCTGGGTGGAGCCGGCCTGGAAGATGCTGCTCTCCAACAAAGCACTCCTGGCCGCCCTGTGGCACCTCTACCCGGAGCATCCCAACCTGCTCCCGGCGTACCTGAACGAGCCCGGTCCCTTGAAGGAGTGGGTGGCCAAGCCCCTGCACGGCCGCGAAGGCGACAACATCCGGATCCACGCCCAGGGCATCAACCTTGAGCAGCCCGGCGGCTACGGCCGCGAAGGCTGGTGCTACCAGCAGTACCACCCCCTGCCGGACTTCGACGGCAACCATCCCGTCCTTGGCCTGTGGGTGGTGGACGGCGAATCCGTGGGCTGCGGCATCCGCGAATCGGACGGCCCGGTCACGGACTACTTCTGCAGGTTCGTGCCCAACACCATTGACGCTCCGGCCCCGCTCTCAGCCGCGGCCAATTCCAGCAAGGCAGGTATAGCACTATGA
- a CDS encoding MOSC domain-containing protein: protein METASVLAVCRVHQLVPDSSNVGVTAIDKRAVDGPVKVHRLGLQGDIQANRVHHGGPDQAIYAYSQADADYWAAELQRELPPGIFGENLRVDGINPTHAVIGELWKIGLDVEVEVTSPRTPCATFQRRMAEPQFVKRFTGEGRVGAYLRVIKVGTIRAGDHIHKLYVPKHGVTVGKWFSEPDLESMEALKDADADGEIRLQQPEFRKKFEALERQLAR from the coding sequence ATGGAAACCGCCTCAGTACTTGCCGTCTGCCGTGTCCACCAGCTTGTCCCGGACTCTTCGAACGTGGGAGTCACGGCTATCGACAAGCGTGCGGTGGACGGGCCGGTGAAGGTGCACAGGCTGGGCCTCCAGGGCGACATCCAGGCCAACCGCGTCCATCACGGCGGACCAGACCAGGCAATCTACGCCTACTCCCAGGCCGACGCCGACTACTGGGCCGCGGAACTGCAGCGCGAGCTCCCGCCCGGGATCTTCGGCGAGAACCTCCGTGTGGACGGGATCAATCCCACCCACGCTGTCATAGGGGAACTCTGGAAGATCGGTCTGGACGTGGAGGTTGAGGTCACCTCGCCGCGCACGCCCTGCGCGACGTTCCAGCGGCGGATGGCGGAGCCGCAGTTCGTCAAGCGGTTCACTGGCGAAGGACGCGTGGGCGCCTACCTTCGCGTTATCAAGGTGGGCACCATTAGGGCGGGCGACCACATCCACAAGCTGTACGTTCCGAAGCACGGGGTTACGGTGGGCAAGTGGTTCAGCGAGCCGGACCTTGAGTCCATGGAGGCGTTGAAGGACGCCGACGCCGACGGCGAGATCCGCCTTCAGCAGCCCGAGTTCAGGAAGAAATTCGAAGCATTGGAGCGGCAGCTGGCGCGGTAG
- a CDS encoding DEAD/DEAH box helicase encodes MPENQNETIDARNTGVETAAVEFTEAAIPAAEPVEPAAEAPAAETSAVETPAAEAPAAKAEESEEDGVRFADLGIDGRVLAALQDVGYEKPSPIQAATIPLLLEGRDVVGLAQTGTGKTAAFAVPALSRLAELHDLNGPSRKTQALVLAPTRELALQVAEAFTSYAKHIDDFTVLPVYGGSAYGPQLAGLRRGAQVVVGTPGRVIDHISKGSLDLSELQYLVLDEADEMLRMGFAEDVEQIFQQTPSDRQVALFSATMPSQIRRMSKQYLNNPAEISVKSKTTTGANTRQRYLQVMGPHKLDAMTRILEVEEFDGVIAFVRTKMATEDLADKLKSRGFQAAAINGDIPQQQRERTVDALKEGRIDILVATDVAARGLDVERISHVINYDIPHDTESYVHRIGRTGRAGRSGDAILFMTPREKYLLRSIEKATRQPVEQMHLPTAETVNTLRLGKFAERITETLASEDVAPFRDLIASYEEEHNVPAAEIAAALAVMAQGGQPLLVKELPAAPEFQKRERSKDGFGSRGPTRTLTEGNATYRIAVGRRQRVMPGSIVGAIANEGGISSAQIGGIDIRSDHSLVELPADLSPEQLRALSRTRIGGELIHLELDNGRKPSGDRSAYQGNRGGDRGGNFKGSGGFKKEFRKNDGERGSADRGGRSYSERSERSFGADSGASRGQASDSRFGGHGDGSRKPRHGNEGGQRDFNRKGKW; translated from the coding sequence ATGCCCGAAAATCAAAACGAAACCATCGACGCCCGGAACACCGGCGTCGAGACCGCAGCCGTCGAATTCACCGAGGCCGCTATCCCCGCTGCAGAGCCTGTTGAGCCCGCAGCCGAGGCTCCGGCAGCTGAAACTTCCGCAGTGGAAACTCCGGCAGCCGAGGCTCCCGCCGCTAAGGCGGAGGAATCCGAAGAGGACGGCGTACGCTTCGCCGATCTCGGCATCGACGGCCGCGTCCTGGCAGCCCTGCAGGATGTTGGCTACGAGAAGCCCTCGCCCATCCAGGCGGCCACCATCCCGCTGCTGCTCGAAGGCCGCGACGTGGTGGGCCTGGCCCAGACCGGCACCGGTAAGACTGCAGCATTCGCAGTACCGGCACTGTCCCGCCTGGCCGAACTCCACGATCTCAATGGCCCGTCCCGCAAGACGCAGGCCCTGGTGCTGGCCCCCACCCGTGAGCTCGCGCTCCAGGTGGCCGAGGCCTTCACCTCCTACGCCAAGCACATCGATGACTTCACCGTCCTGCCCGTGTACGGCGGCTCCGCTTACGGCCCGCAGCTGGCCGGCCTGCGACGCGGCGCCCAGGTGGTTGTTGGTACCCCCGGCCGCGTGATCGACCACATCTCCAAGGGTTCGCTGGACCTGTCCGAGCTCCAGTACCTGGTGCTGGACGAGGCCGACGAGATGCTGCGCATGGGCTTCGCTGAAGACGTGGAGCAGATCTTCCAGCAGACCCCGTCTGATCGCCAGGTTGCGCTGTTCTCGGCCACCATGCCGAGCCAGATCCGCCGGATGTCCAAGCAGTACCTGAACAACCCGGCCGAGATCTCGGTGAAGTCCAAGACCACCACCGGTGCCAACACCCGCCAGCGGTACCTGCAGGTCATGGGCCCGCACAAGCTGGACGCGATGACCCGCATCCTCGAGGTGGAAGAGTTCGACGGCGTTATCGCCTTCGTGCGCACCAAGATGGCCACCGAGGACCTGGCTGACAAGCTGAAGTCCCGCGGTTTCCAGGCTGCAGCGATCAACGGTGACATTCCGCAGCAGCAGCGTGAACGCACTGTGGACGCGCTGAAGGAAGGCCGCATCGACATCCTCGTGGCCACCGACGTCGCCGCCCGTGGCCTGGACGTGGAGCGCATCAGCCACGTGATCAACTACGACATCCCGCACGACACGGAGTCCTACGTCCACCGCATTGGCCGCACCGGCCGTGCAGGCCGTTCGGGTGACGCCATCCTCTTTATGACGCCGCGGGAGAAGTACCTGCTGCGTTCCATTGAGAAGGCCACCCGCCAGCCGGTGGAGCAGATGCACCTGCCGACGGCCGAGACCGTGAACACGCTGCGCCTGGGCAAGTTCGCCGAGCGCATCACGGAGACCCTGGCTTCCGAGGACGTCGCCCCGTTCCGCGACCTCATCGCCTCCTACGAGGAAGAGCACAACGTTCCCGCTGCGGAGATTGCTGCTGCCCTGGCGGTTATGGCGCAGGGCGGCCAGCCGCTCCTGGTCAAGGAACTGCCGGCAGCTCCCGAGTTCCAGAAGCGCGAGCGCTCCAAGGACGGCTTCGGTTCCCGTGGGCCTACCCGTACGCTCACCGAGGGCAATGCCACCTACCGGATCGCCGTGGGGCGCCGCCAGCGCGTTATGCCCGGTTCCATCGTGGGCGCCATCGCCAACGAGGGCGGCATCTCCTCCGCGCAGATCGGCGGCATCGACATCCGCTCGGACCACTCCCTGGTGGAGTTGCCGGCGGACCTCAGCCCAGAGCAGCTGCGTGCCCTGTCCCGCACCCGGATTGGCGGCGAGCTGATCCACCTCGAGCTGGACAACGGCCGCAAGCCTTCCGGTGACCGCAGTGCCTACCAGGGCAACCGCGGCGGTGACCGGGGCGGCAACTTCAAGGGCAGCGGCGGGTTCAAGAAGGAATTCCGGAAGAACGACGGCGAGCGCGGCTCCGCGGACCGCGGCGGCCGCTCGTACAGCGAGCGTTCGGAGCGCAGCTTTGGTGCCGACAGCGGTGCCAGCCGCGGCCAGGCCAGCGACTCCCGTTTCGGCGGCCATGGAGACGGCTCCCGCAAGCCCCGCCACGGCAACGAGGGCGGCCAGCGCGACTTCAACCGCAAGGGCAAGTGGTAA
- the yidC gene encoding membrane protein insertase YidC, producing MGFLDEIMVPFRWLVSAIMVGFHDGLGALGMPAASGWTWTLSIIGLVLVIRAALIPIFLQQVKAQRRMRLLQPDLMKLQEKYQGKTDAVSRQALAQEQMALYKKHGTNPFSACLPLLIQLPFFLALFQVLSGISTLARQGQGIGAMSRDLVVQFDQSGIFGAPLTASVLHGGGDQAAVVILTVLMILAMTAAQFLTQRLILARNASTGTPEPPFMRQQKILLYSLPLVFGLGGILFPIGVLIYWTVTNIWTLAQQFLVRERQPAAGDGRPDAS from the coding sequence ATGGGCTTTCTTGACGAAATCATGGTTCCGTTCCGGTGGCTGGTGTCCGCCATCATGGTTGGGTTCCATGACGGGCTGGGCGCCTTGGGCATGCCGGCGGCCAGCGGCTGGACGTGGACCCTGTCCATCATCGGGCTGGTACTGGTGATCCGCGCCGCCTTGATTCCGATTTTCCTGCAGCAGGTGAAAGCCCAGCGCCGGATGCGGCTGCTGCAGCCGGACCTGATGAAGCTGCAGGAAAAGTACCAGGGCAAAACAGACGCGGTCTCCCGCCAGGCACTGGCCCAGGAACAGATGGCACTGTACAAGAAGCACGGGACCAACCCCTTCTCGGCGTGCCTGCCCCTGCTGATCCAGCTGCCCTTCTTCCTCGCGCTGTTCCAGGTCCTGTCCGGCATCAGCACACTTGCCCGCCAGGGCCAGGGGATTGGTGCCATGAGCCGGGACCTGGTGGTGCAGTTCGACCAGTCCGGCATCTTCGGCGCCCCGCTCACTGCATCGGTACTGCACGGCGGCGGGGACCAGGCCGCCGTCGTGATCCTGACCGTCCTGATGATCCTTGCCATGACCGCGGCGCAGTTCCTCACCCAGAGGCTGATCCTCGCCCGGAATGCGTCCACGGGCACCCCGGAACCGCCCTTTATGCGGCAGCAGAAGATCCTGCTCTACAGCCTGCCGCTGGTGTTCGGCCTGGGCGGCATCCTCTTCCCCATCGGCGTCCTGATCTACTGGACCGTTACAAATATCTGGACCCTGGCCCAGCAGTTCTTAGTCCGCGAGCGGCAGCCCGCCGCCGGTGACGGCCGGCCGGACGCATCCTAG
- a CDS encoding SDR family oxidoreductase, with product MTRIAIIGGHGKVALHLSTLLAEEGHAVTSFIRNPDHATDVTETGATPAVLDVENSTTTALADALQGHDAVVWSAGAGGGNPERTYAVDRDAAIRSMDAAGQAGVNRYVMVSYLGARKDHGVPADHGFFAYAEAKAAADEYLRGTGLAWTILGPGALTDKPGTGMITVDPDPAGERATSRSNTAIVAAAVLDLPQTAGKTIEFCDGSLPVAAALESLS from the coding sequence ATGACACGCATCGCAATCATCGGCGGCCACGGCAAAGTGGCCCTCCATCTGTCCACCCTGCTGGCGGAAGAAGGCCACGCCGTCACCTCATTCATCCGCAACCCGGACCATGCCACCGACGTTACGGAAACGGGCGCCACGCCGGCGGTCCTTGACGTGGAGAATTCGACGACGACGGCCCTCGCCGACGCGCTGCAGGGCCACGACGCCGTGGTCTGGTCCGCCGGTGCAGGCGGCGGGAACCCGGAAAGGACGTACGCCGTGGACCGGGATGCGGCCATCCGCTCCATGGACGCGGCAGGGCAGGCCGGCGTCAACCGCTACGTGATGGTGTCCTACCTGGGCGCCCGCAAGGACCACGGCGTGCCGGCGGACCACGGCTTTTTCGCCTACGCCGAGGCCAAGGCAGCGGCGGACGAATACCTCCGCGGCACCGGCCTTGCCTGGACCATCCTGGGTCCGGGTGCACTCACGGACAAGCCGGGCACAGGCATGATCACTGTAGACCCTGATCCTGCGGGGGAGCGGGCAACGTCGCGCAGCAACACTGCCATCGTGGCGGCAGCGGTGCTGGACCTGCCGCAGACGGCAGGGAAGACCATTGAGTTCTGCGACGGTTCGCTGCCTGTGGCCGCGGCGCTGGAGTCGCTTAGCTGA
- a CDS encoding Tat pathway signal protein, with the protein MDPNKDPEHEPQRHAGKGADGGGGAGPGKAAGQPSDAPGEGAPKPPPWQVPKPELRPDLLNQPVTPVDPFARDREKQLNETAARKKRSQRRTVVVGLGVTALLAGTLTAVVASNQDDPEYAQVCFNDETGERVEDTNCNSSAGRGGGIYAWYFFSRGAYVPSLGQNRSTSPNYTRTVPSGAKASTGYSTQGGTVSRGGFGTTAKSGTSGGGGKVSGG; encoded by the coding sequence ATGGACCCGAACAAAGATCCGGAGCACGAGCCGCAACGCCACGCCGGCAAAGGCGCGGACGGCGGCGGCGGTGCAGGTCCGGGCAAAGCGGCGGGCCAGCCGAGCGATGCTCCCGGCGAGGGCGCGCCCAAGCCTCCCCCCTGGCAGGTTCCCAAGCCTGAACTGCGTCCCGACCTCCTGAACCAGCCCGTCACCCCGGTGGACCCGTTCGCCCGGGACCGCGAAAAGCAGCTCAACGAGACCGCCGCACGGAAGAAGCGCTCCCAGCGGCGGACCGTGGTGGTGGGACTCGGCGTCACGGCACTGCTCGCCGGAACCCTCACGGCCGTCGTGGCCAGCAACCAGGACGACCCCGAATACGCGCAGGTCTGCTTCAACGACGAAACCGGCGAGCGCGTTGAGGACACCAACTGCAACAGCTCCGCAGGGAGGGGCGGCGGGATCTACGCCTGGTACTTCTTCTCCCGCGGCGCCTATGTCCCGTCCCTGGGGCAGAACCGCTCCACCTCGCCCAACTACACCAGGACGGTGCCCAGCGGCGCGAAGGCGTCCACGGGGTACAGCACCCAGGGCGGCACTGTGAGCCGGGGCGGATTCGGCACTACCGCGAAAAGCGGAACCAGTGGCGGCGGCGGCAAAGTCTCGGGGGGTTAG
- a CDS encoding phytase, whose product MLTSKFAAVLAVAGLIVGLTAPIANAAVVQVAATVETAPIPGTPDAADDPAIWIHPTDPSKSTIIGTDKSRDGHGLVVYDLSGRQLFYYPDGRMNNVDVRYNFPLGSSRVGLVGVSNRERSLDFYKVNDSDGSLTKAGSFLPTASIATPRGFSFYHSPDTGKYFAFVTDVGKVEQWELDGSTGSVKGRLVRSWTVSGPAHTEGLVADDEMKRIYIAQEDIGGIWRYGAEPGDPTAGTRVVSTTENGGDIIQDIKGISIYYGGGGAGYLLAASQGSNRFHIYSRDDNRPLGAFAIPAGNGIDAVTGMDGIDVTNFGVGGPFPQGFFVTQDTANEQRQNFKAVPWQSIAAAYSPALLVDAAYDPRKIGAGTATPTPPDTTITSKPANPTTSTSAQFSFTSTSASATFACALDTTSFTNCVTPVSYSGLASGTHTFQVRASDQNGVDATPAAYTWTVGTTPPPTDTTPPETAISSGPPATTTSTSASFAFTSSEANSTFQCSLDGAPSAACTSPQTYTGLSTASHTFAVAATDAAGNADATPAIQTWTVAPSDPGGSSGIVRESVSQSVNTTATTTLTVPKPANVAQGDLLVSCLALNGGTVAATGVPAGWTRIAAVTAIANPKVYGYFKVATASEPASYSWMTTSTTSGAGIARYSGASGLDGVATSASGAAASSGTVPAVTTTAANAMLVGCVSVNSSSVTLTSPAGMSQAVEAGARRFEVADGIQATAGPSGAKTWAFSAAREWAGWMVALRPKTP is encoded by the coding sequence ATGCTCACGTCGAAGTTTGCTGCCGTGCTGGCGGTGGCCGGGCTGATCGTCGGGCTCACCGCTCCGATCGCGAATGCGGCCGTAGTCCAGGTGGCTGCAACGGTCGAAACGGCCCCGATACCCGGAACGCCGGACGCCGCGGACGACCCGGCCATCTGGATCCATCCCACCGACCCGTCGAAGAGCACCATCATCGGCACGGACAAGAGCAGGGACGGGCACGGTCTCGTCGTCTATGACCTGTCCGGACGGCAGTTGTTCTACTATCCCGACGGGCGGATGAACAACGTTGATGTCCGCTACAACTTCCCTCTCGGCAGCAGCCGCGTAGGCCTGGTCGGTGTCTCGAACCGGGAACGGAGCCTTGACTTTTACAAAGTCAACGATTCGGACGGCTCGCTGACCAAGGCCGGCAGCTTCTTGCCCACCGCCAGCATTGCGACACCCCGTGGGTTCTCCTTCTACCACTCCCCGGACACCGGCAAGTACTTCGCCTTTGTCACGGATGTCGGCAAGGTGGAGCAGTGGGAACTTGACGGGTCCACGGGATCAGTCAAAGGCCGGCTCGTGCGCAGCTGGACGGTGAGCGGTCCTGCCCACACCGAGGGCCTGGTGGCCGATGACGAGATGAAGCGGATCTACATTGCGCAGGAGGACATCGGCGGAATCTGGCGCTACGGAGCAGAACCCGGGGACCCGACCGCCGGAACGAGAGTTGTCAGCACCACCGAGAACGGCGGCGACATCATCCAGGACATTAAGGGCATCAGCATTTACTACGGAGGCGGGGGCGCCGGCTACCTGCTGGCGGCCAGCCAGGGCTCCAACCGATTCCACATCTATAGCCGCGATGACAACCGACCGCTAGGGGCGTTCGCCATCCCCGCCGGGAACGGGATCGATGCTGTCACCGGTATGGACGGGATAGACGTCACCAACTTCGGCGTCGGCGGTCCCTTCCCTCAGGGCTTCTTCGTCACCCAGGACACTGCCAACGAACAACGCCAGAACTTCAAAGCGGTGCCGTGGCAGTCCATCGCGGCCGCCTACTCACCTGCTCTGCTCGTTGATGCGGCTTACGATCCGCGCAAAATTGGAGCCGGAACCGCAACGCCCACTCCGCCTGACACCACCATCACGAGCAAGCCGGCCAACCCGACGACCTCAACATCGGCCCAATTCAGCTTCACCTCGACATCGGCCAGCGCGACCTTCGCCTGCGCGCTCGACACCACATCGTTCACAAATTGCGTAACTCCGGTCTCCTACTCCGGGTTGGCGAGTGGCACGCATACCTTCCAGGTTCGTGCCTCTGACCAGAACGGCGTTGACGCGACCCCCGCGGCCTATACATGGACCGTGGGCACCACGCCTCCGCCTACAGACACCACGCCCCCTGAGACGGCGATTAGTTCAGGACCACCTGCAACAACGACATCGACCAGCGCCTCCTTCGCCTTCACCTCGAGTGAAGCCAATTCGACCTTCCAGTGCAGCCTCGACGGTGCTCCGAGCGCGGCATGCACCTCGCCCCAGACCTACACTGGCTTGTCCACCGCATCCCACACATTCGCTGTCGCGGCTACCGATGCAGCCGGTAACGCCGATGCCACACCGGCGATTCAGACCTGGACCGTCGCACCCAGTGACCCCGGCGGCAGTAGCGGCATCGTCCGGGAGTCGGTGAGTCAGTCGGTGAACACCACGGCAACCACCACACTCACGGTTCCCAAGCCGGCCAATGTCGCCCAAGGTGATCTGCTCGTCAGCTGTCTCGCACTGAATGGCGGCACAGTCGCAGCGACCGGTGTGCCTGCCGGCTGGACACGGATAGCAGCCGTGACCGCCATCGCAAACCCGAAAGTCTACGGCTACTTCAAGGTGGCCACGGCGTCCGAGCCTGCGAGCTATTCCTGGATGACAACTTCGACGACGAGCGGCGCGGGTATCGCGAGATACTCCGGCGCCTCAGGGCTCGACGGGGTCGCCACGTCGGCGTCAGGCGCTGCAGCATCCTCGGGAACCGTCCCAGCGGTAACAACCACGGCCGCCAACGCGATGCTCGTCGGATGCGTAAGTGTCAACTCCAGCTCCGTGACCCTCACTTCACCAGCCGGGATGTCCCAGGCAGTCGAGGCCGGTGCCCGCCGCTTCGAAGTTGCCGACGGCATCCAGGCTACTGCCGGACCAAGCGGGGCGAAGACGTGGGCCTTCAGTGCCGCCCGGGAGTGGGCCGGCTGGATGGTGGCGCTTCGACCCAAGACGCCGTAA
- a CDS encoding dihydrofolate reductase family protein produces the protein MGQLIYSGITSLDGYLADSQGNFDWSAPDEEVHAFVNDLERGAGTYLFGRRMYEVMSVWDTMGVPEDPPVIQDFARIWRGADKVVYSSSLADATTARTRVERSFNPDAVREMKAGTDRNIGIGGATLAAAALRAGLVDECQIFVNPVAVGGGLRYLPDGVNLRLDLLDEHRFGNGVVYLRYRCLG, from the coding sequence ATGGGCCAGCTCATCTACTCCGGCATCACCTCTTTGGACGGCTACCTCGCGGACAGCCAGGGCAACTTTGACTGGAGCGCGCCGGACGAGGAAGTCCACGCCTTCGTGAACGACCTGGAGCGCGGCGCCGGCACGTACCTGTTCGGGCGGCGCATGTACGAGGTCATGTCCGTATGGGACACGATGGGCGTGCCCGAGGATCCGCCGGTCATCCAGGATTTCGCCCGGATCTGGCGCGGGGCAGACAAGGTTGTCTACTCCTCTTCGCTCGCCGATGCCACCACCGCCCGTACCCGGGTGGAGCGCAGCTTCAACCCTGATGCCGTTAGGGAGATGAAGGCCGGCACGGACCGCAATATCGGCATTGGCGGTGCCACCCTCGCAGCCGCCGCGCTCCGTGCCGGGCTGGTGGACGAATGCCAGATCTTCGTCAACCCGGTGGCGGTGGGAGGCGGGTTGCGGTACCTGCCCGACGGAGTCAACCTGCGGCTCGACCTCCTCGACGAGCACCGGTTCGGCAACGGCGTGGTGTACCTCCGCTACCGCTGCCTGGGCTAA
- a CDS encoding ROK family protein, translated as MAETTTATPQLLRRVSAGAVLEFMRSATVVTVTEVMEATGLTRATAIAVCEDLKDRGWIRELENQRAFGEYQKGRPARRFELNERAGYVLGMDVGVSKATVVVSDLRGKTLGRSSQPFAEAEISAEERISVIDRAALAALDQVGASPEAVLAACAGIAAPVDRNGDVLAAQHFWGLFDVGLKSALRDRHGWTVLLENDANLAALGERWQGAAAGIDDVVVILASERFGAGVVDGGRLLHGSRGGAGELAFLEHVQGVGDTFGIASLARTWAAEALAGNARTSLRSFAPGGAEAEQVFAAAAAGDGVALGILDRLADRMARIIGAVSTLLNPELVVIGGAVANSAGVLLEPIGRRLTELTATPPRVAVSPLGDSIVTVGAVRAALDYVEKHSLDLALAAPLS; from the coding sequence ATGGCTGAAACCACCACTGCCACCCCGCAGTTGTTGCGCCGGGTGAGCGCCGGGGCAGTCCTGGAATTCATGCGCTCCGCCACCGTGGTCACGGTCACCGAGGTCATGGAAGCAACCGGTCTGACGCGGGCCACCGCTATCGCCGTCTGCGAAGACCTTAAGGATCGGGGCTGGATCCGGGAACTGGAGAACCAGCGCGCCTTCGGCGAATACCAGAAGGGGCGCCCGGCCAGGCGGTTCGAGCTCAACGAGCGCGCCGGCTACGTCCTCGGGATGGACGTGGGCGTGTCCAAGGCAACAGTGGTGGTATCCGACCTTCGGGGGAAAACGCTCGGCCGGTCAAGCCAGCCGTTTGCGGAAGCGGAAATCTCCGCCGAAGAGCGCATCTCAGTCATAGATCGGGCCGCCCTTGCGGCCTTGGACCAGGTGGGCGCCTCCCCCGAAGCCGTGCTCGCCGCCTGCGCCGGCATCGCCGCGCCGGTGGACCGCAACGGGGACGTGCTGGCCGCCCAGCACTTCTGGGGATTGTTCGACGTCGGGCTGAAGTCGGCGCTGCGGGACCGCCACGGCTGGACGGTGCTGCTGGAAAACGACGCCAACCTTGCCGCCCTGGGCGAGCGGTGGCAGGGCGCGGCCGCGGGAATCGACGACGTCGTGGTAATCCTTGCCAGCGAACGATTCGGTGCGGGAGTGGTCGACGGCGGGCGGCTGCTGCACGGCAGCCGCGGCGGCGCCGGCGAACTCGCGTTCCTCGAGCACGTCCAAGGCGTGGGCGACACCTTCGGGATCGCGAGCCTTGCCAGAACCTGGGCCGCCGAGGCGCTGGCCGGCAACGCCAGGACGTCCCTTCGCTCGTTTGCCCCCGGCGGGGCCGAGGCAGAGCAGGTGTTCGCTGCCGCCGCTGCCGGCGATGGAGTGGCACTGGGCATCCTGGACCGCCTGGCGGACAGGATGGCCCGCATCATTGGTGCGGTATCCACGTTGCTGAACCCGGAGCTGGTGGTGATCGGCGGCGCAGTGGCCAACTCCGCCGGCGTGCTGCTGGAACCGATCGGCCGGCGGCTGACTGAGCTCACAGCCACACCCCCGAGGGTGGCGGTCTCACCGCTGGGCGACTCGATTGTCACCGTGGGTGCTGTCCGCGCCGCCCTCGACTACGTGGAGAAGCACTCCCTGGACCTGGCACTGGCGGCACCGCTCAGCTAA